Proteins from a genomic interval of Youhaiella tibetensis:
- the ubiB gene encoding 2-polyprenylphenol 6-hydroxylase, whose translation MGLGAYFRLARAGFVLAREGAFSIIDPVALPPSFRVGVGLARLIERPSVKKTGSVERLTRALNLLGPTYVKFGQTLATRPDIVGVDIAKELSGLQDSMEPFNPALVPAILGTALGEKARELKDLSEPVAAASIAQVHKATLVGEDGIARVVAVKVLRPGVAQRFNADIESYYAGARLAERWVASTKRLRPVEVVKTLDHSAQIELDLRLEAAAISEFAENIKDDKGFIVPQVYWDFTAQNVLTTGWVEGVPIRDLEALDAAGLDRKELAKKLLQGFLRHAIRDGFFHADMHPGNLFADRASGDVIAVDFGIMGRISKRERRFLADILYGFITRNYRLIAQRHFDIGYVPRTQSVDDFTLALRSIGEPLFGRKANDISMARVLGQLFTVTELFEMQTRPELILLQKNMVLVEGVARALDPELDIWTVAEPVVGDWVRREAGPIGRVEDLRDGLGVLTDTVQRLPGIVRQTEAALSEWQAEKSQRKPWLSRGMLLFGFWLLVLTCLIAIWRMIA comes from the coding sequence ATGGGGCTTGGAGCCTATTTTCGCCTCGCCCGGGCGGGCTTCGTTCTGGCGCGTGAAGGCGCGTTCTCGATCATCGATCCGGTGGCGCTGCCGCCCTCGTTCCGAGTGGGCGTGGGACTGGCGCGGCTCATCGAGCGTCCCTCGGTCAAGAAGACCGGCAGCGTCGAGCGGCTGACGCGGGCGCTCAACCTGCTGGGGCCGACCTATGTGAAGTTCGGCCAGACGCTGGCGACACGCCCTGACATTGTGGGCGTGGACATTGCCAAGGAACTCTCGGGTCTGCAGGACTCGATGGAGCCCTTCAATCCTGCCCTGGTGCCCGCCATCCTCGGCACGGCACTGGGCGAGAAGGCGCGCGAACTCAAGGATCTTTCGGAACCGGTCGCCGCAGCATCGATCGCCCAGGTGCACAAGGCCACGCTGGTCGGCGAAGACGGGATCGCGCGCGTCGTGGCGGTCAAGGTGCTGCGCCCGGGCGTGGCGCAGCGCTTCAACGCCGACATCGAGAGCTACTACGCGGGCGCGCGGCTGGCCGAGCGCTGGGTGGCCTCTACCAAGCGGCTGCGGCCGGTGGAGGTGGTCAAGACGCTCGACCACTCCGCCCAGATCGAGCTGGACCTCAGGCTGGAAGCGGCGGCGATCTCCGAATTCGCCGAGAACATCAAGGACGACAAGGGCTTCATCGTTCCGCAGGTTTATTGGGATTTCACGGCCCAGAACGTCTTGACCACCGGCTGGGTGGAGGGCGTGCCGATCCGCGACCTCGAGGCGCTCGACGCCGCCGGGCTCGACCGCAAAGAACTTGCCAAGAAGCTGCTCCAGGGTTTCCTGCGGCACGCCATTCGCGATGGCTTCTTCCACGCCGACATGCATCCGGGAAATCTCTTTGCCGACCGGGCGAGTGGGGACGTCATCGCGGTCGATTTCGGCATCATGGGCCGTATCTCCAAGCGAGAGCGCCGGTTCCTTGCCGATATCCTCTACGGGTTCATCACCCGCAACTACCGCCTCATCGCCCAACGGCACTTCGATATCGGCTATGTGCCGCGCACCCAGTCGGTGGACGACTTCACCCTGGCGTTGCGCTCGATCGGGGAACCCCTGTTCGGGCGCAAGGCCAATGACATCTCGATGGCCCGCGTGCTCGGCCAGCTCTTCACGGTCACCGAACTGTTCGAGATGCAGACCCGGCCCGAGCTGATCCTGCTTCAGAAGAACATGGTGCTCGTGGAGGGCGTGGCCCGCGCGCTCGATCCTGAGCTGGACATCTGGACGGTTGCCGAGCCGGTGGTGGGCGACTGGGTCCGCCGCGAGGCGGGGCCGATCGGACGCGTCGAGGACCTGCGCGACGGACTGGGCGTACTGACCGATACCGTCCAGCGCCTGCCCGGAATCGTCCGCCAGACCGAAGCGGCACTCAGCGAGTGGCAGGCCGAGAAGAGCCAGAGAAAACCGTGGCTCTCCAGGGGCATGCTGCTCTTCGGATTCTGGCTGCTGGTGCTGACCTGTCTCATCGCCATCTGGCGGATGATCGCCTGA